One region of Bacillus zhangzhouensis genomic DNA includes:
- a CDS encoding NAD(P)H-dependent oxidoreductase, with amino-acid sequence MNVLIIYTHPHHNSLNGAFLKEIMKGSEENPLVHEVKIIDLYKEEFDPVLIFNQEKKRRDMHKDPDIRVYQEKIKWADKIVFVYPIWWGRPPAMLLGFIDRIFAANFAYRQTGGLLPEGLLKGKSAVCVSTMQGPTNYPLFFLQNAHKMLMKRALLQYVGIKPVKFFEFGLMESPKGKHEVKLKRIYNYFRNINK; translated from the coding sequence ATGAATGTACTCATTATTTATACTCACCCCCATCACAATAGTTTAAATGGTGCTTTTTTAAAAGAAATCATGAAAGGCAGTGAAGAAAATCCACTAGTTCATGAAGTGAAAATCATCGATTTATACAAAGAAGAATTTGATCCTGTACTCATTTTTAATCAAGAGAAAAAAAGACGTGACATGCATAAGGACCCTGATATTCGCGTGTATCAGGAGAAGATCAAATGGGCGGACAAAATTGTTTTCGTATATCCTATTTGGTGGGGAAGACCCCCAGCCATGCTGCTTGGCTTTATTGACCGCATATTTGCTGCGAATTTTGCTTATCGTCAAACAGGCGGGCTGCTTCCAGAAGGACTGTTAAAAGGAAAAAGTGCTGTTTGTGTATCGACGATGCAAGGGCCAACCAATTATCCTTTGTTCTTTTTGCAAAATGCACACAAGATGTTAATGAAACGAGCCCTCTTACAATATGTCGGAATCAAACCAGTGAAGTTCTTTGAGTTCGGCTTGATGGAAAGCCCAAAAGGAAAACATGAGGTCAAATTAAAACGAATCTACAACTATTTTAGAAATATCAACAAATAA
- the brnQ gene encoding branched-chain amino acid transport system II carrier protein yields MKATLSTKDTIIIGFMLFALFFGAGNMIYPPELGQYAGTNVWKAMGGFLLTGVGLPLLGIIAIALTGRDAKGLADKAHPVFGTAFTVILYLSIGPLFAIPRTGTVSYEIGALPFVSSVPAWLSLLLFTLVFFSITYYLALNPTKIVDRVGKILTPIKFTIIFIIIVKAILTPMGVIGTPDVSYSNGSFFKGFLEGYKTMDALASIVFGIVVINAIKGRGVTSKKALASACIKAGLIAAAGLTFVYLSLAYLGASSTHTIGFVGDGSKILAQSSQFLFGSLGNIVLGAAITVACLTTSIGLVTSCGEYFSNLLPKLSYKMVVTLVTLFSFIISNFGLAHIVAFSVPVLTAIYPLAIVIIVLSLADKWFGHRRPVYVLSLILTGCVSLFDGLAAAKLPIGPVKDIFQTVLPFYDLGIGWLVPAILGVVIGFVISLFTSSASEEHQKQVS; encoded by the coding sequence ATGAAGGCAACATTGTCGACGAAAGATACGATTATTATAGGTTTTATGCTATTTGCTTTATTCTTCGGCGCCGGAAATATGATTTATCCACCAGAGCTTGGGCAATATGCCGGAACAAATGTATGGAAAGCAATGGGCGGATTTTTATTAACAGGTGTCGGTTTACCTCTACTCGGAATTATTGCGATTGCTTTAACAGGACGTGATGCAAAAGGACTTGCAGATAAGGCTCATCCAGTGTTTGGTACAGCATTCACTGTCATTTTATATTTATCCATTGGGCCGCTTTTCGCTATTCCACGTACAGGAACAGTTTCATATGAGATTGGGGCATTACCATTTGTATCAAGTGTGCCAGCTTGGCTGTCCCTTCTTTTATTTACACTAGTCTTTTTTAGTATTACGTATTATCTTGCTTTAAATCCAACGAAAATCGTGGATCGTGTAGGGAAAATATTAACACCAATTAAATTTACGATTATTTTTATTATCATTGTTAAAGCAATTTTGACGCCGATGGGCGTGATTGGTACACCAGATGTATCTTATAGCAACGGATCGTTTTTCAAAGGATTTTTAGAGGGCTATAAAACGATGGATGCTCTTGCGTCTATTGTATTTGGAATTGTTGTGATCAACGCGATTAAAGGACGCGGTGTGACAAGTAAAAAGGCACTGGCTTCTGCTTGTATCAAAGCGGGTTTGATTGCAGCTGCTGGATTAACCTTCGTTTACCTGTCACTTGCATATCTAGGTGCTTCTAGTACACACACCATTGGATTCGTTGGTGATGGAAGCAAAATCTTAGCTCAGTCTTCTCAATTCCTTTTCGGCAGTCTAGGAAATATTGTATTAGGTGCTGCCATCACAGTCGCTTGTTTAACAACAAGTATCGGCCTTGTCACATCATGCGGAGAGTATTTCTCAAATTTACTTCCTAAACTTTCTTATAAAATGGTCGTGACACTTGTCACATTATTTAGTTTTATCATTTCTAACTTTGGACTTGCCCATATTGTTGCTTTCTCTGTTCCAGTATTAACAGCGATTTATCCGCTGGCGATTGTGATCATCGTTCTATCACTTGCTGATAAATGGTTTGGACATAGAAGACCTGTATATGTCCTCTCGTTAATTTTAACAGGCTGCGTCAGCTTATTTGACGGCTTAGCAGCAGCAAAACTTCCAATCGGTCCAGTAAAAGACATCTTCCAAACAGTGTTGCCTTTTTATGACCTTGGCATCGGCTGGCTTGTCCCTGCTATACTTGGAGTCGTCATTGGGTTCGTGATCTCACTTTTCACTTCTTCTGCTTCAGAAGAACACCAAAAACAGGTGTCATAA
- a CDS encoding alpha/beta-type small acid-soluble spore protein: MAQQNRQSSSNQLLVPGAAQAIDQMKYEIASEFGVNLGAETTSRANGSVGGEITKRLVSYAQQHMGGGSF, translated from the coding sequence ATGGCTCAACAAAACAGACAAAGCAGTTCTAACCAATTACTAGTACCAGGCGCTGCACAAGCTATCGACCAAATGAAGTATGAAATCGCTTCTGAATTTGGTGTAAACCTTGGTGCAGAAACAACATCTCGCGCTAACGGATCAGTTGGTGGAGAAATCACTAAGCGTCTTGTATCTTACGCTCAACAACATATGGGTGGCGGATCTTTCTAA
- a CDS encoding amidohydrolase family protein has protein sequence MKKTLFKGAAILTLDPTVGFLEKGDLLIEGTHILEVGSFIEANEADIVDASDMVIMPGLVDTHRHVWQSVIRGIGTDWSLQTYLNKIYYGNYGAMRRPSDDRIANYLGALEALDAGVTTFLDWTMINSMDHTEELIGGLKDAGIRAVFAFGSSGDAEYWNRESTLTNMEDAVRVKKKHFQSSDQLLTMGLAIRGPEFSSWETSTFEIETARSLDVLCSMHIGFGNWGTEDRSIERLHKAGLLGPDLNMVHINAIDADQMKMLADSGSSISITPEIEMMMGHGYPVTGLAIEQGVLPTLGVDVVTATGGDLFAQMKFGLQAERAIQNQSCLMDGTMPGPELGLSAYQMLEAATINGARALQLDHKIGSLTPGKEADFILIDRTSMNLLPMTDPAGAVVQTAHPSNVDSVYVAGKALKQNGKLVGVNLEEVKRKAYEARDHILSHKFESTPS, from the coding sequence ATGAAGAAAACATTGTTTAAAGGTGCCGCGATTTTAACACTTGATCCAACTGTAGGTTTTTTAGAAAAAGGAGATTTATTAATTGAAGGGACACACATTTTAGAGGTCGGATCTTTCATTGAAGCAAATGAGGCTGACATTGTCGATGCGTCCGATATGGTGATCATGCCGGGGCTTGTGGATACACATCGACATGTGTGGCAGTCAGTCATCAGAGGCATAGGGACAGATTGGTCTTTGCAAACATATTTGAACAAAATCTATTATGGCAACTATGGAGCGATGAGACGCCCATCCGACGATCGAATTGCCAATTATTTAGGGGCATTAGAGGCTTTAGATGCAGGCGTGACCACGTTTTTAGATTGGACGATGATCAATTCAATGGACCATACAGAAGAGCTCATTGGAGGATTAAAAGATGCGGGCATACGAGCTGTTTTTGCTTTTGGTTCCTCTGGAGATGCTGAATATTGGAATAGGGAGAGTACGCTCACTAATATGGAGGACGCAGTACGTGTGAAAAAAAAGCATTTTCAATCATCAGATCAGCTGTTAACAATGGGACTTGCGATACGTGGTCCAGAGTTTTCTTCATGGGAGACATCGACATTTGAAATTGAAACAGCCCGGTCTCTAGATGTTCTCTGCAGTATGCACATCGGCTTTGGGAATTGGGGAACGGAGGATCGATCGATTGAGCGGCTTCACAAAGCAGGGTTACTCGGACCGGATTTGAACATGGTGCATATTAATGCAATCGATGCGGACCAAATGAAGATGCTGGCAGACAGCGGAAGCTCCATATCCATTACACCTGAAATTGAAATGATGATGGGGCACGGTTATCCTGTCACAGGACTTGCGATTGAACAAGGTGTTCTTCCAACGCTCGGTGTAGACGTAGTGACAGCAACAGGAGGAGATTTGTTTGCCCAAATGAAATTCGGGCTTCAGGCAGAGCGCGCGATCCAAAACCAATCGTGTTTAATGGATGGGACCATGCCGGGGCCTGAACTTGGGCTGTCTGCTTATCAAATGCTCGAGGCTGCGACGATCAATGGCGCTCGTGCATTACAGCTCGATCATAAAATTGGATCGCTTACACCTGGGAAAGAAGCTGATTTCATTCTGATCGATCGGACAAGCATGAATCTTCTTCCGATGACAGATCCAGCTGGAGCCGTTGTCCAAACGGCACATCCTTCAAATGTTGATTCTGTTTATGTTGCTGGAAAAGCACTGAAACAGAACGGAAAGCTTGTCGGTGTGAACCTAGAAGAGGTCAAACGAAAAGCTTATGAGGCAAGAGATCATATTTTATCACACAAATTTGAATCGACACCTTCATAA
- the thiI gene encoding tRNA 4-thiouridine(8) synthase ThiI: MKYDHILVRFGEISTKGKNRKKFIDKLRQHIRFVLKDFKALKYASDRDRITIMLNGEDPEPITEQLKRVFGIQSFSLAVKCETNLDAMKEAALTAVQEVYEQGNTFKVSTKRSYKQFELDSNEMNREIGGYVLRNTENLTVNVKQPDVHLRIEIREHATYMTFKDVKGAGGLPVGSSGRAMLMLSGGFDSPVAGYQAMKRGIEIEAVHFFSPPYTSERAKQKVIDLAECLAAYGGEVKLHIVPFTKIQELIHKQVPENYTMTSTRRMMLKIADKIREKRNALAIITGESLGQVASQTLESMYAINHVTNTPIIRPLIAVDKNDIINEARRIGTYDTSILPFEDCCTIFTPPSPKTKPKLEKVERYESFADFEPMLNEAVEQIETITVTNEKKASDEFADLF; the protein is encoded by the coding sequence ATGAAATATGATCATATTTTAGTCCGTTTTGGTGAGATCTCAACAAAAGGGAAGAATAGAAAGAAATTCATTGACAAACTAAGACAGCACATTCGATTCGTCTTAAAGGATTTTAAAGCTTTAAAGTATGCATCTGATAGAGACCGCATCACGATTATGCTAAACGGCGAAGATCCTGAACCGATTACAGAACAGCTCAAACGTGTATTTGGCATCCAGAGCTTTAGTCTTGCGGTTAAATGTGAGACGAATCTGGATGCGATGAAAGAAGCAGCATTAACAGCGGTACAGGAAGTGTATGAACAAGGAAATACATTTAAAGTCTCAACGAAACGCTCTTATAAACAATTTGAACTTGATTCAAATGAAATGAACCGTGAAATTGGCGGATATGTTCTAAGGAATACAGAAAACTTAACAGTCAATGTGAAACAGCCGGATGTGCATTTACGCATAGAAATAAGAGAACATGCCACGTACATGACATTTAAAGATGTCAAAGGTGCAGGCGGCCTGCCGGTTGGTTCTAGCGGAAGAGCGATGCTTATGCTTTCAGGCGGCTTTGACAGCCCGGTTGCCGGCTATCAAGCGATGAAACGGGGAATTGAAATTGAAGCTGTGCATTTCTTTAGTCCGCCGTATACAAGTGAACGTGCCAAGCAAAAGGTCATTGATCTTGCAGAATGCCTAGCAGCATATGGAGGCGAAGTGAAGCTTCACATCGTACCTTTTACAAAAATTCAAGAGCTGATCCACAAACAAGTACCTGAAAACTATACGATGACATCAACAAGAAGAATGATGCTGAAAATAGCTGACAAAATAAGAGAAAAGCGAAATGCCCTTGCAATTATTACCGGTGAAAGCCTTGGTCAAGTGGCAAGTCAGACACTTGAAAGCATGTATGCCATTAACCATGTGACCAATACACCAATCATCCGCCCGCTCATTGCTGTCGATAAAAATGACATTATTAATGAAGCGAGAAGAATTGGTACATACGATACAAGCATTTTGCCTTTCGAGGATTGCTGTACGATTTTTACGCCGCCGTCCCCTAAAACAAAACCAAAGCTTGAGAAGGTAGAACGCTACGAAAGCTTTGCTGATTTCGAGCCGATGCTGAACGAGGCAGTAGAGCAAATTGAAACAATTACCGTGACAAATGAAAAGAAAGCGTCAGACGAATTCGCTGATTTATTCTAA
- a CDS encoding cysteine desulfurase — MIYLDNSATTKPYPEVLQVYQQVSERYFGNPSSLHQLGIDASRLLNETRKQMLHYTGLKQYEIIFTSGATEANNIAIKGAALAKMNRGKHIVTTEIEHPSVIESFKQLKALFGFDISYIQVNEHGHADMIHLKEVLRPDTVLVSMMHVNNETGAIQPIEEAAGIIREHAENALFHVDGVQGMCKVALNKQLDVDLLTVSGHKIHGLKGTGALFLKKDVILTPFITGGEQELGLRSGTENPAGAVSLAKAMKQSFEQLDKHHDEMLNLKTQLQKQLGDIEGIVINTPRAQSAPHIVNFSVPGIQIEVLLHMLEKEGIYVSTTSACSAKKKEPSRVLLAMGKPEEVAKSSMRISLTYGQGPELTPQIITSIAQSVKKLKGMR; from the coding sequence ATGATCTATCTTGATAATAGTGCAACCACAAAACCGTACCCTGAGGTTTTACAAGTATACCAGCAAGTGAGTGAGCGTTATTTTGGAAATCCATCTTCGCTTCATCAGCTCGGAATAGATGCAAGCCGGCTGCTAAATGAAACGAGAAAACAAATGCTTCATTACACGGGTTTGAAACAATATGAGATTATTTTTACTTCTGGTGCAACAGAAGCAAATAATATTGCCATTAAAGGAGCAGCACTTGCCAAAATGAACCGTGGAAAGCATATTGTGACCACCGAAATAGAGCATCCGTCTGTTATTGAATCGTTTAAACAGCTGAAGGCGTTATTTGGCTTTGACATCTCCTATATTCAAGTAAATGAGCATGGTCATGCAGATATGATTCATTTAAAAGAAGTGCTTCGCCCTGATACAGTGCTTGTCAGCATGATGCACGTTAATAACGAAACGGGTGCCATCCAGCCGATTGAAGAAGCTGCTGGCATCATTCGTGAGCATGCCGAAAACGCACTTTTTCATGTCGACGGTGTGCAGGGAATGTGCAAGGTAGCACTCAATAAACAGCTGGATGTGGACCTTTTGACGGTGTCAGGTCATAAAATTCATGGGTTAAAAGGCACAGGAGCACTCTTTTTAAAGAAAGATGTCATTCTCACCCCTTTCATTACTGGGGGAGAGCAGGAATTAGGGCTTCGTTCAGGTACTGAAAACCCTGCTGGAGCTGTCAGCTTAGCAAAAGCCATGAAACAATCATTTGAACAGCTTGACAAGCATCATGATGAGATGCTGAACTTAAAAACGCAGCTGCAAAAACAGCTTGGAGACATTGAAGGTATTGTGATAAACACACCGAGGGCGCAAAGTGCCCCGCACATTGTGAATTTTTCAGTGCCGGGTATTCAAATTGAAGTCCTCCTCCATATGCTTGAAAAAGAAGGCATATATGTTTCTACAACCTCTGCATGCTCAGCCAAGAAAAAAGAGCCGAGCCGTGTACTTCTGGCAATGGGAAAACCAGAGGAAGTAGCCAAAAGCAGTATGAGAATCAGCTTAACGTATGGACAAGGACCAGAGCTAACGCCGCAAATCATCACATCGATCGCACAAAGTGTGAAAAAATTAAAAGGAATGAGATAA
- a CDS encoding acyl--CoA ligase, whose amino-acid sequence MKRKDLIAPEQYNLVSEIEAFSHDQEKMALHWQDGNGCESHVTYAALVDEANKIGHVLLNAGFKKGDKIIVMVPRMLEAYSIYIAILKTGMVVIPCSEMLRAKDLDYRIEHAEAKGAIVYSSFIQSFDGIKQPHDFKTFSIGENDYGWPNILAQKEEQSNELELADTKRTDMAFLSYTSGTTGNPKGVVHTHGWAYAHLRTAAKAWLSINEGDKVWATAGPGWQKWVWSPLLSVLGSGAEGFVYGGKFNPNTYLELLQKNEINVLCCTPTEYRFMAKVDDLSQYELPKLHSAVSAGEPLNREVIDTFKTHFDIDVRDGYGQTESTLLVGVLKGMDIKPGSMGKPTPGNEVDIIDEDGNVCAPGEIGDIAVHLETPALFKEYYKDEERTKAQSRGNYFITGDRAKKDEDGYFWFESRRDDIIVSSGYTIGPFEVEDALIKHPAVKECAVVASPDEIRGSIVKAYVVLRDGTDQSDELIKELQTHVKNTTAPYKYPREIEFIDELPKTPSAKIRRVELRERELARKGQ is encoded by the coding sequence ATGAAAAGAAAAGACTTAATTGCACCAGAACAATATAACTTAGTCAGTGAGATTGAAGCGTTCAGTCATGACCAGGAGAAAATGGCCCTGCACTGGCAGGACGGCAATGGCTGCGAATCGCATGTAACATATGCAGCATTAGTGGACGAGGCAAATAAAATTGGACATGTTTTATTAAATGCAGGCTTCAAAAAAGGCGATAAAATCATTGTGATGGTGCCCCGCATGCTCGAGGCATACAGCATTTATATAGCGATTTTGAAAACAGGAATGGTCGTGATTCCTTGTTCTGAAATGCTGCGTGCGAAAGATTTAGATTACCGAATTGAACACGCAGAAGCAAAGGGAGCGATCGTTTATTCTTCATTCATTCAATCGTTCGACGGAATCAAACAGCCACACGATTTTAAAACATTCTCAATTGGTGAAAACGACTATGGCTGGCCAAACATTCTAGCGCAAAAGGAAGAGCAATCAAACGAACTTGAGTTGGCAGATACAAAACGCACAGACATGGCGTTTTTATCCTATACATCAGGTACAACAGGGAACCCAAAAGGGGTTGTTCATACACACGGATGGGCGTATGCACATTTACGCACAGCTGCCAAAGCATGGCTCTCCATCAATGAAGGAGATAAAGTATGGGCAACAGCAGGACCAGGCTGGCAAAAATGGGTGTGGAGCCCGCTTTTATCTGTGTTAGGAAGCGGGGCAGAAGGCTTTGTGTACGGAGGGAAATTCAATCCAAATACATATTTAGAGCTGCTTCAAAAAAATGAAATCAATGTCCTATGCTGCACACCGACAGAATATCGCTTTATGGCAAAAGTAGATGATTTGAGTCAGTATGAGCTGCCAAAGCTGCATAGTGCTGTTTCTGCAGGAGAGCCGCTGAACCGTGAAGTCATTGATACTTTTAAAACGCATTTCGATATAGACGTACGAGACGGCTATGGCCAAACTGAAAGCACACTGCTCGTAGGGGTGCTAAAAGGAATGGACATCAAGCCAGGCAGTATGGGAAAACCAACCCCTGGCAACGAAGTCGATATCATTGATGAGGACGGAAACGTCTGCGCTCCTGGAGAAATTGGTGACATTGCGGTCCATCTAGAAACACCGGCTCTATTTAAGGAATATTACAAAGATGAAGAGCGTACAAAGGCGCAGAGCCGCGGCAATTACTTTATTACGGGTGACCGCGCGAAAAAAGATGAAGATGGGTACTTCTGGTTTGAAAGCCGCAGAGATGACATTATTGTCAGCTCAGGCTATACGATTGGACCGTTTGAAGTAGAAGATGCACTGATCAAGCATCCAGCAGTGAAAGAATGTGCAGTTGTGGCGAGCCCAGATGAAATCAGAGGATCAATCGTGAAAGCATACGTCGTCCTTCGTGATGGAACGGATCAAAGTGATGAACTGATCAAAGAGCTGCAAACACATGTGAAAAACACAACAGCACCGTACAAATACCCAAGAGAAATCGAATTCATTGACGAACTGCCAAAAACACCGTCAGCGAAAATTCGTCGTGTCGAGCTGAGAGAAAGAGAGCTTGCACGAAAAGGTCAATAA
- the brnQ gene encoding branched-chain amino acid transport system II carrier protein, producing the protein MKHSLSIKETLAIGLMLFALFFGAGNMIFPPVLGQYAGENVWLAIGGFLLTGVGLPLLGVIAVALTGTGAKGLADKAHPKFGTIFTVILYLSIGPFFAIPRTGTVSYEIGLAPFLSEAQSSSWIPLFIFTIVFFIISYLLALNPSKLVDRIGKILTPILLIVIAIIVIKAIATPMGVIGAPDATYEANPLFTGFLEGYKTMDALASIVFGIVVVTAVKDRGITERKSLAAACIKAGLVAAVGLALVYISLAYVGASSPDATGIVGANEGGKLLSLSANFLFGSSGNIVLGAAILFACLTTSVGLISSCGEYFSKLFPSLSYRTVVLIVSLFSTLVANLGLTQIISLSVPVLVTIYPLAIVIILLSFLDRWINSRRLIYIVSLIFTGFFAIVDGLLAAEVSLGGLPKILGSIVPFYDLGIGWIIPAIIGAVVGFLISMFTSPPKQHVS; encoded by the coding sequence TTGAAACATAGTTTAAGTATAAAAGAGACGCTAGCCATTGGTCTCATGCTTTTTGCATTATTCTTTGGTGCAGGAAATATGATATTCCCGCCCGTTCTTGGACAATATGCGGGTGAGAATGTGTGGCTTGCCATCGGAGGATTTTTACTCACAGGAGTAGGCCTGCCACTTCTAGGGGTGATTGCAGTCGCCCTTACAGGTACAGGTGCAAAAGGACTTGCGGATAAAGCACATCCTAAATTCGGAACCATTTTCACCGTCATTCTGTATTTATCCATCGGACCATTTTTCGCTATTCCGCGAACTGGTACTGTTTCGTACGAGATAGGATTAGCTCCATTTCTATCAGAGGCACAATCCTCTTCATGGATACCACTATTCATCTTTACCATTGTGTTTTTCATTATTTCATATCTGCTTGCCTTAAATCCTTCAAAGCTAGTTGATCGAATTGGTAAAATATTGACACCGATCTTATTAATTGTTATTGCTATTATTGTCATTAAAGCCATTGCTACGCCAATGGGAGTGATCGGTGCTCCTGATGCAACATATGAAGCAAACCCGCTCTTTACTGGATTTTTAGAAGGTTATAAAACAATGGATGCCCTTGCTTCTATTGTATTTGGGATTGTCGTGGTGACAGCTGTTAAGGACAGAGGTATCACAGAACGGAAGTCTCTTGCGGCAGCTTGTATTAAAGCAGGACTCGTGGCAGCTGTTGGGCTAGCACTCGTGTACATTTCACTTGCTTATGTGGGTGCTTCAAGTCCAGATGCAACGGGAATCGTTGGAGCAAATGAAGGCGGTAAACTGCTTTCACTTTCTGCTAACTTTTTATTCGGTTCTTCTGGTAACATTGTTCTTGGCGCAGCTATTTTATTTGCTTGCCTAACGACTAGTGTTGGGCTTATATCGTCTTGTGGGGAATATTTTTCAAAGCTCTTCCCTAGCCTTTCTTATCGCACAGTCGTTCTGATTGTATCTTTATTTAGTACACTGGTTGCAAACCTTGGATTGACACAAATCATCTCTCTATCTGTTCCAGTTCTTGTGACCATCTATCCTTTGGCCATTGTCATTATTTTATTGTCATTCCTTGACCGCTGGATTAACAGTAGAAGACTCATTTATATCGTATCTCTCATCTTTACTGGTTTCTTTGCCATCGTTGATGGATTATTAGCAGCCGAAGTCAGTCTAGGGGGCTTGCCTAAGATCTTAGGTTCAATCGTTCCATTTTACGATTTAGGCATTGGCTGGATCATACCAGCTATTATCGGTGCTGTGGTTGGTTTCCTTATTTCGATGTTTACCAGCCCACCAAAACAGCACGTATCCTAG
- a CDS encoding MarR family transcriptional regulator — protein sequence MKHPHFFKEFVAFASTFSELKHALMNKVKPANLTTLQYLILEQLAVSEPLTPSEIADCQHMSLPNVSRELKKLHEKQFIDREEDRDDKRKHVIKLSDKGRACMNEAFQHIEGVLLDSLSSSDIEQMDDIIQALRLLNQTIFKKEPKKA from the coding sequence ATGAAACATCCCCATTTCTTCAAGGAATTCGTCGCATTTGCTTCTACTTTTTCAGAGCTGAAGCACGCCCTGATGAACAAAGTCAAACCAGCTAACCTAACAACCTTACAATACTTAATACTAGAGCAACTAGCTGTTAGCGAGCCGCTTACGCCAAGTGAAATTGCCGACTGTCAACACATGTCTCTTCCGAATGTCAGTAGAGAACTTAAAAAACTGCACGAGAAACAATTCATTGATAGAGAAGAAGACCGTGATGACAAACGAAAACATGTCATTAAGCTGTCTGACAAAGGCCGTGCTTGTATGAATGAAGCCTTCCAACATATTGAAGGGGTGCTATTAGACAGCCTATCTTCCTCCGATATAGAACAAATGGATGATATCATTCAAGCTCTCCGCCTTTTAAATCAAACGATTTTCAAAAAAGAACCTAAAAAAGCATGA